The nucleotide sequence CATCGACGAGACTAAGTGCACCGGCTGCGGGTTGTGCCTGGAGAAGTGCCCGATGAAGGGCATTCCGAGCGAGTTTGATGAGAACATGGGCACGCGCCGCGCGATATATAGACCATTCCCGCAGGCCGTTCCGAACAAGCCCGTGATCGACCGCGAGAACTGCCGCATGTTCCAGACAGGCAAGTGCGGCGTCTGTCAGAAAATGTGCCCGGCAGGCGCTATCGACTACGAACAGCAGGATCAGGTCATCACCGAGAAGTTCGGCGCGATAGTTTTGGCGACCGGCTTCAAGCTCTGGGACCATTCCAAGCTTGGCAATTATGGCTATGGAAAGTATCCCGATGTTATCTCGTCGATCCAGTTCGAAAGGATCATGAATGCGTCCGGCCCCACCGATGGCCATATAGTGCGCCCGTCCGACGGCAAGACTCCGAAGTCTATCGTGTTCATATCGTGCGTGGGCAGCCGCGACGACGAGCACGGCCATGCCTATTGCTCCAAGGTCTGCTGCATGTATAACGCCAAGCAGGCACTGCTGGTGAAGGACAAATTGCATGACGTCGAGACGTATGTCTTTTACATGGACATCCGCGCGAACGGCAAGGGCTATGAAGAGTTCGTCCGCCGGACTATCGAGGACTTCGGCGCAAACTATATACGTGGCCGAGTAAGTAAGATTTATCCTGATGACGATCAGATGGTCGTGCGGGGAGTCGATACACTGCTTGGTAAGCCTGTTGAGGTCAGAGCCGATCTGGTAGTGCTGGCGACGGCTATGGAGCCGCAGGTCGACGCCAAGGACCTCGCGCGTAAGCTTGGAATCTCTACTGATCAATACAACTGGTTCAGTGAGGCTCACCCCAAGCTCAAACCTGTCGAGGTTCTCACCGACGGTATATACCTTGCGGGAGCGTGCCAGTATCCGAAAGATATTCCCGATACTGTCGCCCAGGCGAGCGGCGCTGCGAGTAAGGTCACGGGCCTCTTCAGCAAACCAGCTATCAAGAGCGAGCCAATGATCGCCTATATCAACGAAGACACCTGTGCGGGCTGCGGACTGTGCGTTGGTGTTTGTCCATTCGGAGCAATAGAACTGGTCGAGGTGATGGACAGGGCCAAGTCCACTCGTGAGAACAAGGTGATGAAGACAGTTGCGTCCGTCAACGAGGGCGTCTGCAAAGGCTGCGGAACATGCTCAGCCGCCTGCCGGTCTCTTTCTGCCCGTTTGCGCGGGTTCGAGGGCAATCAGATACTTGCCGAGATAGACGCTCTCGCTGATATGGCTAAAGTGAGGAAGTAGCTGATTGGCAGAGAGTGGAGAGTGGAGAGCTGAGAGTGGAAAGTCCAGAATAACAGGTTAGCATTTCGCACCCAGTCATTCCGAGCGGAGCGAATGCGGAGTCGAGGAATCCGCTTCAGGATGATGATCGGTCGGGATTTGAATCCCGTTCGGAGGTCTTGGGGGTTTAAACCCCCGATACGTCGGTCCGGCAGTCAACTACCGGACCATCTGGGTGAAGCGCGATTATATGTGGGGCTAGACCATGTGCATATGTCTGATCGCATACAGAAAATGGAGCCGGGGCAACTGGGTTGATCGGTGGTTGCCATTTGCTTGGCTGCTGTTTAATGCAATTGTGGTCTTTGTCGCCTTGCAGACTGAGCATTGGTTCTATTTATGGATCGTATACATTCTGTTTTTTGATGCATTAGGCTGGAGAATACAGCGCCAGCGCTGGATTGATAAAAGAATGAAGCTTCGCTCGCAGATGGTTCCTGAGCCAAAGCGATTTGAATCATTGGCGATGCCTAGATGCAATCTCGTTTTGGAATCTGCCGGCGAGGATATTGGACGGGCGGCTCGTGAGCTGCAGCGTGTATACATAATAGCTCCCCGGGAAGCCCGGGAACTATGTAATAACGTTCCGGCAACTCTGAAAACTAATGTCTGGCACGCGGAAGCGGAATTGGTAAAGTCACGATTGGAAGCTGTCGGAGCCATAGTTCAGATTGTGGAGAATGAGCAGGATAGCTGACAATGATGATCGGACGGGATTTGAATCCCGTTCGGAGGTCTTGGGGGTTTAAACCCCCGATACATCGGTCCGGCAGTCAACTACCGGACCATCTGGGCTTGCAGAGGTACGAAATGTGGATATACGTATTTATGTTTGCTGTGTGGAATTTAGCCGATTATGCACTGGAAAAGGTCATTATAAATCGGTTTTCGAACAATATCCACAGATTCCTAGGATCACTTCTTTCTACGATATTTGCAAGTGTTGTTGTGATTGCGCTTGTGCTACTTATTATGCTTAGGTATGATTTTCCGCGCGTGACCTGGATACAGGTAGCAGGAGCAATGCTGTTGGCCAACCTATCGCAAAAATTGTTAGACTCACTGTGTTGTCGATAGCTAAATGGTGCAGGCGACATATGGAGGAACTGCTATGACATCAAGCGCAAAGAAAGTCGGTATAGGTGCAGCAGTCTTGTCCGCTGTAGTTGTAGGTTCTATCCTTGGGCTGTTTGTAATCAAACTGCTCTGGTCGTGGGTAATACCGGATATCTTCCCCGGCGCGGTGAAGCAGGGTTTGATCGTGAAGTCGATCTCATGGTATATGGCATTCAAGGTAGCCGTGTTCATCGCGCTGCTTGGCGGAATTTCTAGGTTTTCTGCTCACTGCAAGTCGGATGAATGATGATAACTATCATTGCGTTCCTGGTCATTATCTGCGTTCTGACAATCTGGTTCGCGGTTCGCGTGGCGAAAAGAGTCCAGAAATCGATTGATGAGCAGAAGAATAAGAAACAAGAGAATAAGAACCTTGGTTGGCTGAGTCACTTTCACAGCATTTGGTGGGGGCTTGGCGCGGCTGCCGGAGGTTTCAAGTTCCTATACAAAGAATGGAAAACGGCTCCAACCGGTAGTTCCGAGAAGCTTGCATGGGGCTTAGTATTGTCCTTGATATGCGCGTTTGTGTTGTGGGTGGCGGTTAAACTGCTGGATTATAAACTCAATAACGATTCGGAACCGCTCAATAGAAAAATTAGTAATGATACTGATACATAATAGGAGCAAGGTGTTGTCTAACAAATCGTTCCGATACATATTAATTGGTCTGATAATGCTCGCGATGGCTGTGCCTGTTTTCGCCTCGCCTGAGCCGATTATCTGCACGCCCGGCAATAAGTGGGAGTACAGCAGATGGAAGCTTCTGAGCGCGAATATCCAAATCGGCGGCAAGGCAGTCGCGACAATGCACGATACAAGTTCAGGCTCGTCCGTATATGAGGTTATCTCAAAGGATGAGGGCACATCTCCTGTGGTCTACAACTATCGCGAGACACTGGATACAAAGTCGACGAGCGGCAGCAATTCGACCGAGAAGTCCGATCTGAAGATGACCAGCGGTCCTGATGGGCTGCACATACTCTCGATAGTTGAGGATTCTACCGGTGAAAGCGAATCCGATAAGCAGACCTATGATCCGCCGCTCTTTTATTTCAATAGTGCCGCCGCCAATTCAGGCAAGTCGTGGGATGTCGGTGTTATGTGCAGCGGCGACATTAAGACATTTGTATCGGCAAAGGGAGCCGGTAAAGAGAGCGTAACAGTTCCTGCCGGCACATTCAAGGATTGTCTGAAGCTGATTTATACGAGTGATGATGTCTCCGGCACTGTCGATATGTGGGGCAAGACCTTTACGATAACCTCCGGCCACAGGCGCGGGATATATTGGATCGCCGATGGCGTGGGAGTCGTAAAGGAGATGGAGGTCGTCACTTCAGGAGCCGAGGGCGCAGGGCCGGACGGTAAGCCTGTCCAGCTAAACACATCGCTGTGTAGTATAGGCGAGCTCAAACCGGGATATGTGGTGAAGAAATAGTTGACGGTTGACAGTTTGCGGTTGCCTGTTAGTGATTATCGAACCGTCAACCGACAACTGGCAACAATGAACAGAGAGTTGATATGACACAAGAAACAGCAGTTATAGAAAATACAACCCAGGAAGCTGCCGCCAAGAAAGAATGGCAGCCGACAATACTCGGCATACTGTGCAATTGGTGCAGTTATGCGGGCGCAGACCTTGCGGGCAGCGCGAGATTGCATTATCCTGAGACTATCAGGATTGTGCGCGTGCCATGCTCTGGCCGGGTCGATCCGATGTTTGTGCTGAAAGGCTTCCAGAAGGGTTTCGACGCCGTGATAGTGCTCGGATGCCATCCTGGCGACTGCCATTACGCCAAGGGCAATTATTATGCCCGCCGCAGGATCGCGCTCGTCAAAGACCTCTTGAAGAGCCTGGGAATCCCTGAGGAGAGGTTCCATTTTGAGTGGGTATCTGCCTCTGAGGGCAACCGGTTTGCCGAGCTTGTGACTGAGATGACCGAGAAGATCAAGAAACTCGGTCCGTTTGAAGGCGTTACGCCATAGTTCCCAGTTGACGGTTAATAACCTTGATCGGGCGCGATATCTGATCGCGACCGCAAAGAACGATTGGATAAACGTTTGTTGCTTCGGTTCCGAAGGGGCCGAAGTCGTCCCGTTTCGATTGCAGATTACCATAAAGGCGAGAATATGTCTGATATAGAAAACAAGATTCAAGAAGAAGCAAAAAAAGCGCTGGAAGGCGGCGATGTAAGTGTTGTCATAGGTTGGGGAGCAGGCAGCGCGCCGTTCAAGACGACGCCTGTGTTCATCGAAAAGCCCGAGGATGCCGACAAGCTCGTATGGAACCCGGCGTGCGTGAATAACCTGG is from Armatimonadota bacterium and encodes:
- a CDS encoding ribosomal protein L7/L12; this translates as MPFAWLLFNAIVVFVALQTEHWFYLWIVYILFFDALGWRIQRQRWIDKRMKLRSQMVPEPKRFESLAMPRCNLVLESAGEDIGRAARELQRVYIIAPREARELCNNVPATLKTNVWHAEAELVKSRLEAVGAIVQIVENEQDS
- a CDS encoding CoB--CoM heterodisulfide reductase iron-sulfur subunit A family protein, producing the protein IDETKCTGCGLCLEKCPMKGIPSEFDENMGTRRAIYRPFPQAVPNKPVIDRENCRMFQTGKCGVCQKMCPAGAIDYEQQDQVITEKFGAIVLATGFKLWDHSKLGNYGYGKYPDVISSIQFERIMNASGPTDGHIVRPSDGKTPKSIVFISCVGSRDDEHGHAYCSKVCCMYNAKQALLVKDKLHDVETYVFYMDIRANGKGYEEFVRRTIEDFGANYIRGRVSKIYPDDDQMVVRGVDTLLGKPVEVRADLVVLATAMEPQVDAKDLARKLGISTDQYNWFSEAHPKLKPVEVLTDGIYLAGACQYPKDIPDTVAQASGAASKVTGLFSKPAIKSEPMIAYINEDTCAGCGLCVGVCPFGAIELVEVMDRAKSTRENKVMKTVASVNEGVCKGCGTCSAACRSLSARLRGFEGNQILAEIDALADMAKVRK
- a CDS encoding hydrogenase iron-sulfur subunit, which produces MTQETAVIENTTQEAAAKKEWQPTILGILCNWCSYAGADLAGSARLHYPETIRIVRVPCSGRVDPMFVLKGFQKGFDAVIVLGCHPGDCHYAKGNYYARRRIALVKDLLKSLGIPEERFHFEWVSASEGNRFAELVTEMTEKIKKLGPFEGVTP